TTTTTCACACTGATCAGACCATgagaatttctttcctttttctaataaaCTAGTAAGAGGCAGAGCAAGATCAGAGTAATTACGGACGGACCGGCGGTAGTACCCAGTCATGCCCAGCACTCTTCTTACCTCTCTAACGTTACCAGGTCTTTTCAAACTTATAattgcctcgaggttagcttgttttggagccacatgacccaaaccaacctcgtgacctaaaTAACAAAACCTTGGCCTGCCCTACTTCACACTTGGCCAAAAATTAACTACAAGCCCAGCACGCCTTAGAGCTTCAAAACCTTACGAAGCCTTACCATATGGGTGTTCCAGTCATCACTATAAacaaccaaatcatcaatataaatttctgTTCCTTCCAGACCACAGATGACCCTATTCATTAATCTCTGAAAGTGCATGCAGCATTTTTCATGCCAAAGGGCATAACCTTACATTCGTAAAAGTCCACAAAAGGAGTAACAAAATGCAGATAATCGCACGAGCATCGATCGGACACTGGAATCCTGCCAGGTACCCTTTTCGAACAGATCCAAGTTTCGGTAATAAACTTGGCAGACCCGATCCGATCCAGACAGTCATCAATACGGGGTAAATGGAAAAGAATCATCTTTGGTGTGGGTATTAAACCTTCCGATAAtccacacacatgcggaacttaccatCCGCCTTCTTTACCAGTACTAtgggagaactccagggactcactGATGctgaataaggtcatgcttcaacatgtagtttatctccttactgaccaaatcTAATTTTACATGGTTCAGCCGTAAGGACTCTGCTTTACAGGCGAAGCACCACCCACATCAACATAATGGCTCAAAACCTGGGTTCTTCTTGGGGGGCGGGGATCctgaaaaagttctgaaaaagaatAGATTAAATTAAGCACTTCTTTTCTTTGATTAAATTTAAATGTCCATAAACTACTTTTCAACAGTTCTAAATTTGCATATTTTCCCCTAATGCATCCGAAGGAACCTGACACACTAAGTTCATCGGACTCCTCTGGAGGTACATCAACTACCCACAGACGGGTTCATACACGATCGCTAAGGGATCAACCACACCTACCACATAAGGCTTTAAACcgattaatatgaaatattctgCATTTACGGCTTGAACCGGGAGCCTCAATCTCATAGTTAACATCAGACAACTTCCTCAGAACCTTCCAAGGACCCTTATACCTCGGCTCGAGAAAACTGTCCGGATCCATACTCAACACTAATACGAATTCCCCCGGTTCAAATGACGAACCTTAacctttttatcaaaattttccttCATTCGGGATTGAGGACTGTTCCAAATTCTCCCTGGCAAACTTCCAGGCATTCAACATCCTAGACCTAAGTCTTCCACCAACCCTCCAACTTTTACTTCCCCCTTCCGGCTGAATTTTAGCATCTCAAACATAATTTCTAATGGTCCTCGAACTttgtgcccaaataccaactcGAAAGGAGCTACACCTGTAGAAGAGTTAGGGTGATTTCTAatagcaaagagggcaaaagggagAATTTTGTCCCATTCGTTATCAGAATCATAAAGTTTCTTAAGTACAGACTTGAGGGTTTGATGAAAcctttccaccacaccttgactctccggatgataaggtacgctggtaatgtgctgaatggccagttcagcacatttgcCCCTAAATACGTTACTCATGAAATTCGTCCCACAGTCGgtctgaattacacgagggagacatatctggaaaagaaaaatcaattaaacttttcaaaaatgacaatttgtccaaaatttcatttttttcctaactatacaaacctgaggtccttttacaatagggaaggtactagcggcagctggataggtcgtaagctttcgaacaaggggttcggtagttaactgcttgtccgacaggcgcgcgcgcgcgactgggaggtaaacaaatcacttttgcttttggcccaagcaaaaactgcagagtgaggggtggcatgaggtggggctatgtgtaaaaggacctcaggtttgtatagttaggaaaaatgcaattttggacaaattgtcatttgttccgacacggcatacaaaccttcggtccttttacaataggaagactcacttcttggtgggaggaatctgagtctttttgtgaacagactggtgttcgcccaaccttggaagcctccctggtcgtaagagcgagggagggatccaagcctctgtccgattgatcggggtgtgcaccgcaggatcaatggtcagacctctggaccgagtactaagagagaggcaagcgtatctcttcgtaccagcaatgtaagaacttgttcctgtacaggagcaaatataaagtcatgggtttgactcttgtaggcatccacttcccccccttgtagaaggaagtggtggatattctgctcctatccctagtgaaagggataggatggggctctgtcatatagctcacctgcatctcgtcctcatccagcgtagtgccGACCGTTGGCCCcttgcccacaggtagaggaataggaaaagacgggaagagggagccagtcactcactcattcacacatccatccacacagtcacaccaggactcgatgctgtttcagcctgcgagggtctgggtagctacacaacttgttgagcagccaccacgggtcccaaggaaaaggtatccaaggacctccTGTGTGGgccaatatcccgaaggtagaaggacgtaaaggttagtctggttagaccagaccccctgccttcaggacctgcgccacggagaagttcttacgaaacgccatcgaggggccaatacttctgacttcgtgagctctcggacgggacgtacggatgtcgtcactaccatcagcctcataacgccctcctgatgacctcacgcagccagaatgaaagagtgttcttggatacttctttcggttggttaccccggtgctaacgaagaggcgttgacactcaggcctagaggtgtcgagttctcttcagatagcgccgtagcgccctcacaggacaaagcagcatctcatccgcatcattatcggtgaagtccaatagggagggaatcgtgaatgactcgaacctgtcgtcagggatcgacggtttctgagtcttcgcaacgaagttcgggacgaaatcgagcgtcacagatccccatcccctggagtgtcgtacatcataggaaagaccatgaagttcccctactctcttcgccgatgccatgGGCCagcagaagagggtcttgaggggtcagatccctgtctgacgactttcggagtggctcgaacggcgttcgagtcaaactcctaaggacgagagtcacatcccacgcagggggcctgagttccctgggtgggcaagacctttcgtttcgaaagctcctcataagcaaggagatctcgaacgagttcgagatgtccagtaacccctcattgattgattgatttattaatcttactggcgtcgcaacgacgaggttattgacgccgtatcattaaaaggaattgcaaaggaaaaagtcaattaaaatgctattaatatgttttaatataaatctgtcagagaactacagagaacccaaaaacacacaaatacctatctcacctacacacctatttcaaattaattgtaaacaaaaaatacaagcaacataggcaccccgccgcaaacttccaaattctacagagttctgtcaaaataaatagatattaaaagtactaaaacattatatatggtaatagatatatctattggaggtaaatttttatgtacataaaaatttcctgatctaaaaagacttaaaagcaaatgatatacactgacacatactaacacatacacaaactcaaacatcttgaccaaactaactaaattttttcaagaagacctgcttctcgaaggtaactaaaaagcttatcctcattaaaatctctaCCTATATGGCATCTAGTTTAAGATCCTTTttccaactacgttaaaatgacggttccttgctgatattaagctggggcattctactattaaatgttttactgtgaggggaacaagacaatcctcacaaaatggttcagggtcattgttcattaaaaaacccatgagtaatccgtgtgtggccgatccgtaacctacataatgcagtctctttccgacggtcttctaacatataaagccagggttgattacatcagtgagttctctcattttattattactctctattgtccaatagaattgccaaaAACTGATTCTACAAGtcttttaatttcaggaatgtagtctgaacagggaattgctatactttttggattttttgatgtactaacttagccaattcatcgctcgttcatttccaacaataccaacatgtgaaggaacccaacagaggttaactaccttctgtttttgttttaataaaaacaaccactctgttatttccagtaccacagggtgtactggattaaaagatgccaaagcttccaaggcactcttggaatccactcaaaaatggtaaaattaatcTCCTTTCTAAAcgttacaattttctttagtgggctgttaaaatgctaaaaagttcagcagtaaaaatagaagcacaaACTTGGTAATGCACCCCTAACACTACTGTCAggtataccactccaaacccaacgcctgcactggatttggagccatcggtaaagaattgccttgagttatcatgtttttcagcatggcaaaggaattttctgcttaagaatatcacctgaacagtctgccttgcaaccagaaaaccatttacaatatttcacagggcaacttccatggagggaatcttgaaaattttgctggaattacttttccttttattacattgagctcctctaatgcatattttaccctgtatccaaaaggctttggatatgaagcatatttttcataaatacaaaattgcctttaaaaacagtattgtaagctaaggactcaggagttctctgtatgcggtaccaatatttcaacagggtcaattttcttatcaaatctaagggcagttcacctgcatccactaataaactagatattggagaggatctaaaggctcctgttgcaattctaattcccccatgatgaactgcattcaaagtatctaatcttcttgtcgtagctgatgagtagatttctgacccatatgccaattttgaagcaactattgcttataaacatgtaacaagtgcCTTTCTTTTATCAGCCCCCAATTTGTATGacctaagacttttaaaacatctaaggccttccatgcatttgactttgaggctcctgagatgagcttcccatgtcaacctgctgtcaaagatgaggcctaaaaactttgtttcctgtacgcatgcgagtctctgtccatttaaaaacagatctgggtctggatgaacccctctaatacggcaaaaatgcataacaactgttttggcagaggaaaatttaaaaccatgctcagctgcccaactattaactttatttattaccaactggagttttcgctctgcaacagacattttagatgcagcacacgaaatagataaatcatcaacgaacattgttgacattacatcttttggaatttttgaggctatcccatttatggctaaggcaaacagagtgacacttaacacacttccctgtggtactccttcctcttgttctttcaaattagacagagtactacctactcgactttaaaataacggtttttttaaaaagacttttataataaaaagtggtagttctccacgcagaccaatttcatgcaagactttcataattccatgcctccaggtagtatcataagccttttctaggtcaaagaaaactgcCACATGATGCTGCTTGAaagcaaatgcctgacaaattgcattctccaaacgtatcaatacatctgtgcaagaatgcatacggcgaaagccacactgagatgatgatataatcttctttgattctaaaaaccataccacctaaatttaccattttttccataagtttacaaaaacaggaagttaaagctattggtctatagcttgtagggacagatgaatctttccctggcttgacaaagggtaaaactgttgctatttcccaaacactagggtaaccactctccttaaaaattctattaataatacttaaaaaaaataaaaaatttagttcctttgaagtattcttgatcatttcatataaaatttcatcaggtccaggtgcagtgtttttactgttaccaagagcaaataaaaattcctccatggtaaaaggcatTATATGGTTCagatttaaaagaggtaaaatcaagtgtttcagactctgctaacactctctccctgtagaatggagaattttcatccctacttgatatcattgcaaaatgttctgcaaaaacattgcttacagccttATTTGAGTCTGTTACAAGTCACCGTTGACTTTTTAAAAACGGAAGGGGACTAGGattgtactttcctgctattttcttaataactgtccagatcttggtcataggtgttttccaggtaattgttgatataaaaagtgcccatgattctcgtctcgcatgctttatttgccatctgaatttggctcgagcctttttaaaggagatcaagtagcattcacagcgatgtcttctgtacctagtataagctgctctcatggctttatgtcttattttgcattgaacattccaccatggaacaggcttccgatgcaattttccactggtttttgggattgccttttcTGCTACAAacgta
This region of Macrobrachium nipponense isolate FS-2020 chromosome 25, ASM1510439v2, whole genome shotgun sequence genomic DNA includes:
- the LOC135199045 gene encoding uncharacterized protein LOC135199045 — translated: MERSHFFDFKALEEYITNRSKGKGFSKGKQFVSKEKCHEGFFIKNHDSGCRGEQEEVDSDDLLSEDDENPGNTLLTEASVLVASDVEKQEAQESDYHPTSPSLPADMTTTMDRTWTTRTTNTMKKRMICLPRVIQTDCGTNFMSNVFRGKCAELAIQHITSVPYHPESQGVVERFHQTLKSVLKKLYDSDNEWDKILPFALFAIRNHPNSSTGVAPFELVFGHKVRGPLEIMFEMLKFSRKGEVKVGGLVEDLGLGC